DNA from Microvirga ossetica:
TTGGGCGAGGCACGCCAGACCATGGCGGCGCTTGCCTCGATCAGGGCCCGGTATCGCTGCTCCTGCGTCTTCAGGGCTGCTTCCGCGACCATGAAGCGGCTGATGTCGCGGGCCGTCAGAACAAAGTTGCATAGATTGCCCTGCTCGTCGTCGACCGCATCGATGGTGATGCGACAGAGAAAGGAAATCCCGTTCTTCTTCGCGCAACGAACCTGATCCGCCGAATGGCCCAGGCTTTTCGCAGCCTTCAGATCGCGCAGCGGCTTTTCCTGTGCGCGTGCGTCGGATGGGTAGAGAAGCGAGAAGTGAAGGCCGAGAATCTCTTCAGCCTCCCAGCCATAGATGTGCTCGGCGCCGGCATTCCAGGATACGATATTGCCTTGCGGATCAAGCGTAATCAGCGCGAAGTCGCGAATGGAATTGAGCACGCGTCCAGCGTCGGCGCTCGAAAAGGATTTCCGGTCGGCGCGCACGTCGAATCTGTCGTCTAACGCAGAAGTATGAGTCATCTTCCCCCAACCCACGGCTGCGTTGCATGCAACGATGAACTTAATAGCGTAAGATCACGAAAGCAGCATAGTCGATAGGCTTGCCCGGTAACAAAAAATCAATGTTTTCGACCTCCGGCACTTCTTGAGGGGAAACACCTGGAAAGCAACTGATTCGGTTGCGACATCGTAGCGCCGAAAGTGCGCCGCAGGTCCGATCAAGTTTTACATATGGAGTAACGTTTCATTATCCGGCGGTTCACCGTCAGAGTTGCCGCTCTGCGGCCTGCAACAGTCTGCCAGGTCAGCCTCGGGCAAGGTTGAAGGGTTAAATGCCTCTTTACCATACCTGCCTGGAGATCCCTGTGACGTCACCTGTCTATCTCTTCGATCTGACATCGCGACAGGCGCAGTGGCTTGCCGCCCGTCAGACCACGATCTCCGGGAACGTCGCCAATGCCAACACGCCCGGGTACCGGGCCAGGGACGTCGAGCCTTTCGCCGACGTTCTGGACAAGACCAAGCTGACCATGGCGGCGACCAATGGCGGCCATATCGGCTTCGAGCCATCTCACGCCGATTCCGCGAAGGTGAAGAAGTCCGAGAGCTGGGACACCGTCTATTCCAAGAACTCGGTCAGCCTCGAGCAGGAACTCATCAAGGCCGGCGAGGTGAACCGGCAGCATTCGCTGAACACGAGCATCGTCAAGTCATTCCACCGGATGCTGCTGTCGAGCGTGAGGACTTCGTGATGATCGATCCCCTGGTTGCATCCAGCAAATTGTCGAGTTCCGGCCTTGAGGCCCAGTCGGCGCGGCTTCGCGTGGTGTCCGAGAACATCGCAAACGCGCAATCGACGGGTCGCACGCCCGGATCCGACCCATACACCCGCAAAACGATCACCTTCCGATCCGAACTCGATCGCGCGCTCGGAGCAGCGTCCGTCGCAGTCAAGGATGTCGGGGAGGACGAGTCCGCTTTTCCCGTCGAGTACGATCCGGGAAATCCGGCTGCCGACGAAAACGGCATGGTCAAGAAGCCCAATGTCAACATGCTCGTCGAAATGGCCGACATGCGCGAAGCAAACCGCTCGTACCAGGCCAATCTTCAGATGATGAAACAGGCGAGAGCCATGATCTCTGCAACAATCGATCTCATGAGAGGCTGATATGGTCAGTGCAGTTTCCTCGATTTCCTCGATGATTGATCGCCCTGCGGCCGTCGCAGGCGTAAGCACCTTCGGCATCCAGCCGGGAGCCGGTGCGGTCTCGGGCGTCTCCCCGGCGAGCTTCGGCGACGTGATGGCCCAGGTCGCGACGAATGCGATCGATACGATGAAGGCAGGAGAGGCCGCGTCGATATCCGGCGTGCAGGGGAAGGCCTCGGTGCAGCAGGTGGTCGAAGCCGTCATGTCGGCAGAGCAGACTCTCCAGACGGCGATCGCGATCCGCGACAAGGTGGTTGCCGCCTACCAGGAAATTGCGCGGATGGCGATCTAAGGAGGATACGATGCGGGCGCTTGCGATTGCTGCAACAGGTATGAATGCACAGCAGCTGAATGTCGAAGTGATTGCCAACAACATCTCGAACGTCAACACCACTGCGTTCAAGGGAGCGCGCGCGGAGTTCACGGATCTGCTCTACCAGACCGAGCGTTCGCAGGCGGTTCCCAATCAGGCTGGGTCGAGCCCGGTTCCCGAAGGCGCCATGCTGGGCCTCGGCGTGCGCACGGCCGCAATCCGGAACCTGCACCGCCAGGGATCGCTGACGAACACGTCCAACCAGTTCGACCTCGCCCTGAACGGCCGGGGCTGGTTCCAGGTGAACGCTCCGAGCGGCGAGATCGTCTACACCCGCGCGGGCTCGTTCAACAAGAACGGCGACGGCCAGCTCGTGACGCTGGACGGCTACACCCTCAATCCGCCGATCATCGTTCCGCCGAACACGGTCGACGTGACGATCAACGAATCGGGCGAGATCTTCGCCAAGGTCGATGGGCAGGCTCAGCCGCAGAATCTCGGGCAGCTGACGCTGGCCAATTTCGCCAACGATGTCGGCCTGGAGCCGATCGGCAGCAACTATTATCGTGAGACCCTGGCATCGGGCGCTCCGGCGGTCGGAATTCCGTCGGATCCCGGCTACGGCAAGATCCATCAGGGCTATCTCGAGGCGTCCAACGTCGATCCGATCAAGGAGATCACGAACCTGATCTCGGCTCAGCGCGCCTTCGAGATGAACTCCAAGGTCATTCAGGCTGCCGACGACATGGCCGGAACGGTCTCGAAGGGCATCCGCTAAGGTCAGGTTATGATGAAGCCTCTTTCTCACATCGCTCTCACGGCCTTTGCTTTCGCATTGGCAACCGGCCAGGGCGCTCTGGCGGAGGAGCGCATTCTTCCGGTTCCTTCGGTCACCATCTATCCCGGCGACACGATCAACGAGTCGATGCTGAAGGACCGGACCTTCCCGGAGAACTACCGTTATCGCACCGCCGTGGTCGAATCGCCGCGGGTTCTTGCGGGCAAGATGGCGCGACGCACGCTCCTGCCCGGCGAGCCCATTCCGATGAGCGCCGTGGACGATCCGAAGCTCGTGACGCGCGGCACCCAGACTCAGATCGTCTTCGAGGAGGGCGGCCTGTCCATCATGGGAACCGGCATCCCTCTGCAATCCGGAACCTTGGGCGAAACGATCCAGGTCAAGAACGTGGATAGCGGCCGGATCATCACCGGCCGGGTTCAGTCCGACGGCCGGATCCGGATCGGAATCCAGTAATGCTCCGCATCGTCGCCTTCATTCTTCTGGCCATCTTCGCCTTCGAGGCTCAGGCTGCGACCCGCATCAAGGACGTGGCCTCGGTCCAGGGCGTTCGCGACAACCAGCTGATCGGTTACGGGCTCGTCATGGGTCTCCAGGGAACGGGCGATACGCTGCGCAATTCGCAGTTCACCGAGCAGTCCCTGCA
Protein-coding regions in this window:
- the flgB gene encoding flagellar basal body rod protein FlgB, with product MTSPVYLFDLTSRQAQWLAARQTTISGNVANANTPGYRARDVEPFADVLDKTKLTMAATNGGHIGFEPSHADSAKVKKSESWDTVYSKNSVSLEQELIKAGEVNRQHSLNTSIVKSFHRMLLSSVRTS
- the flgC gene encoding flagellar basal body rod protein FlgC, yielding MIDPLVASSKLSSSGLEAQSARLRVVSENIANAQSTGRTPGSDPYTRKTITFRSELDRALGAASVAVKDVGEDESAFPVEYDPGNPAADENGMVKKPNVNMLVEMADMREANRSYQANLQMMKQARAMISATIDLMRG
- a CDS encoding flagellar hook-basal body complex protein FliE; the encoded protein is MVSAVSSISSMIDRPAAVAGVSTFGIQPGAGAVSGVSPASFGDVMAQVATNAIDTMKAGEAASISGVQGKASVQQVVEAVMSAEQTLQTAIAIRDKVVAAYQEIARMAI
- the flgG gene encoding flagellar basal-body rod protein FlgG, which gives rise to MRALAIAATGMNAQQLNVEVIANNISNVNTTAFKGARAEFTDLLYQTERSQAVPNQAGSSPVPEGAMLGLGVRTAAIRNLHRQGSLTNTSNQFDLALNGRGWFQVNAPSGEIVYTRAGSFNKNGDGQLVTLDGYTLNPPIIVPPNTVDVTINESGEIFAKVDGQAQPQNLGQLTLANFANDVGLEPIGSNYYRETLASGAPAVGIPSDPGYGKIHQGYLEASNVDPIKEITNLISAQRAFEMNSKVIQAADDMAGTVSKGIR
- the flgA gene encoding flagellar basal body P-ring formation chaperone FlgA yields the protein MMKPLSHIALTAFAFALATGQGALAEERILPVPSVTIYPGDTINESMLKDRTFPENYRYRTAVVESPRVLAGKMARRTLLPGEPIPMSAVDDPKLVTRGTQTQIVFEEGGLSIMGTGIPLQSGTLGETIQVKNVDSGRIITGRVQSDGRIRIGIQ